One stretch of Macaca nemestrina isolate mMacNem1 chromosome 17, mMacNem.hap1, whole genome shotgun sequence DNA includes these proteins:
- the LOC105476149 gene encoding vitronectin isoform X2: MAPLRPLLMLALLAWVAVADQESCKGRCTEGFNADKKCQCDELCSYYQSCCTDYTAECKPQVTRGDVFTMPEDEYVTYDYGEEKNNATIHEQPEGSSPSPDLQAQPEGNPEQATVLNPEEESPAPEVGISKPEGTDSRPETLRPGTPELPAEEELCSGKPFDAFTDLKNGSLFAFRGQYCYELDEKAVRPGYPKLIRDVWGIEGPIDAAFTRINCQGKTYLFKGSQYWRFEDGVLDPDYPRNISDGFDGMPDNVDAALALPAHSYSGRERVYFFKGKQYWEYQFQHQPSQEECEGSSRSAVFEHFAVMQRDSWEDIFELLFWGRTSDKYYRVNLRTRRVDAVDPPYPRSIAQYWLGCPAPGHL, from the exons ATGGCACCCCTGAGACCCCTTCTCATGCTGGCCCTGCTGGCATGGGTTGCTGTGGCTGACCAAG AGTCATGCAAGGGCCGCTGCACTGAGGGCTTCAATGCTGACAAGAAGTGCCAGTGTGATGAGCTCTGCTCTTACTACCAGAGCTGCTGCACAGACTATACGGCTGAGTGCAAGCCCCAAG TGACTCGTGGGGATGTGTTCACTATGCCGGAGGATGAGTATGTGACCTATGACTACGGTGAGGAGAAAAACAATGCCACCATCCATGAACAGCCGGAGGGCTCCTCCCCGAGCCCTGACCTCCAGGCTCAGCCCGAAGGGAATCCTGAGCAGGCAACTGTTCTGAACCCTGAGGAAGAATCCCCTGCACCTGAGGTGGGCATCTCTAAGCCTGAGGGGACGGACTCAAGGCCCGAGACCCTTCGTCCAGGGACCCCTGAGCTCCCAGCAGAGGAGGAGCTATGCAGTGGGAAACCCTTCGACGCCTTCACCGACCTCAAGAACGGTTCCCTCTTTGCCTTCCGAG GGCAGTACTGCTATGAACTGGATGAAAAGGCAGTGAGGCCTGGGTACCCCAAGCTCATCCGAGATGTCTGGGGCATCGAGGGCCCCATTGATGCCGCCTTTACCCGCATCAACTGTCAGGGGAAGACCTACCTCTTCAAG GGTAGTCAGTACTGGCGCTTTGAGGATGGTGTCCTGGACCCTGATTACCCCCGAAATATCTCTGATGGCTTCGATGGCATGCCAGACAATGTGGACGCAGCCTTGGCCCTCCCTGCCCATAGCTACAGTGGCAGGGAGCGGGTCTACTTCTTCAAGG GGAAACAGTACTGGGAGTACCAGTTCCAGCACCAGCCCAGTCAGGAGGAGTGTGAAGGCAGCTCCCGGTCGGCTGTGTTTGAGCACTTTGCCGTGATGCAGCGGGACAGCTGGGAGGACATCTTCGAGCTTCTTTTCTGGGGCAGAACCTCTG ACAAGTACTACCGAGTCAACCTTCGCACACGGCGAGTGGACGCTGTGGACCCTCCCTACCCACGCTCCATCGCCCAGTACTGGCTGGGCTGCCCAGCTCCTGGCCATCTGTAG
- the LOC105476154 gene encoding homeobox protein SEBOX isoform X3, with amino-acid sequence MKYRISDGGSGLGSHQRKRTTFSKGQLLELERAFAAWPYPDISTREHLAQVTRLPEAKIQQVWFQNRRVKRIKNRKSGSLSPRPESHQSSCSLPDTFQQPWDPQIPGQPPLSSGTPQCTSVCQYTSCPAPGLSPGQGWEGAKAVAPRGPGGASEVHPFLERATPQTSLGSLSDLIYALAIVTNVDHA; translated from the exons ATGAAGTATAGGATTTCAG ACGGTGGCAGTGGGTTGGGTTCCCACCAGAGAAAGCGGACCACCTTCAGCAAAGGGCAGCTGCTGGAGCTGGAGAGGGCGTTTGCAGCATGGCCCTACCCCGACATCAGCACCCGTGAGCACCTGGCCCAGGTCACTCGCCTTCCTGAGGCCAAGATACAG CAGGTATGGTTCCAGAACCGCCGGGTCAAAAGAATCAAGAACAGGAAGTCAGGAAGTCTAAGCCCCCGGCCTGAGTCCCACCAGAGCTCCTGTTCTCTTCCAGACACCTTCCAGCAGCCCTGGGATCCCCAAATACCAGGCCAACCTCCACTCTCCAGCGGCACACCTCAGTGTACCTCAGTGTGTCAATACACCTCCTGTCCAGCTCCTGGCTTAAgtccagggcagggctgggaaggGGCTAAAGCTGTAGCCCCACGGGGACCAGGTGGGGCTTCAGAGGTCCACCCTTTCTTAGAGCGAGCTACTCCCCAGACTTCACTAGGCAGCCTGTCTGACCTCATCTATGCCTTGGCCATTGTCACCAATGTGGACCACGCCTAG
- the LOC105476154 gene encoding homeobox protein SEBOX isoform X2 has product MLGPASFVRPWRGRGYTIYPTHTLISPTQPPVFPTETSLLCLSWTLNLSPPGGGASYPEQDKIQMEGSGMGTALAWPSGTLPCASSMGSPVDASSADGGSGLGSHQRKRTTFSKGQLLELERAFAAWPYPDISTREHLAQVTRLPEAKIQVWFQNRRVKRIKNRKSGSLSPRPESHQSSCSLPDTFQQPWDPQIPGQPPLSSGTPQCTSVCQYTSCPAPGLSPGQGWEGAKAVAPRGPGGASEVHPFLERATPQTSLGSLSDLIYALAIVTNVDHA; this is encoded by the exons ATGCTGGGTCCAGCTTCCTTTGTGAGGCCCTGGAGGGGCAGGGGGTACACAATTTACCCCACCCATACCCTCATAAGCCCAACCCAGCCTCCAGTCTTCCCCACCGAGACTTCTCTGCTTTGCTTGAGCTGGACTCTAAACCTCTCCCCTCCTGGAGGCGGGGCCAGCTACCCTGAGCAGGATAAAATCCAAATGGAGGGGTCTGGTATGGGCACAGCCCTGGCATGGCCCTCTGGCACCTTACCCTGTGCCAGCTCCATGGGCAGCCCTGTGGATGCATCCTCAGCAG ACGGTGGCAGTGGGTTGGGTTCCCACCAGAGAAAGCGGACCACCTTCAGCAAAGGGCAGCTGCTGGAGCTGGAGAGGGCGTTTGCAGCATGGCCCTACCCCGACATCAGCACCCGTGAGCACCTGGCCCAGGTCACTCGCCTTCCTGAGGCCAAGATACAG GTATGGTTCCAGAACCGCCGGGTCAAAAGAATCAAGAACAGGAAGTCAGGAAGTCTAAGCCCCCGGCCTGAGTCCCACCAGAGCTCCTGTTCTCTTCCAGACACCTTCCAGCAGCCCTGGGATCCCCAAATACCAGGCCAACCTCCACTCTCCAGCGGCACACCTCAGTGTACCTCAGTGTGTCAATACACCTCCTGTCCAGCTCCTGGCTTAAgtccagggcagggctgggaaggGGCTAAAGCTGTAGCCCCACGGGGACCAGGTGGGGCTTCAGAGGTCCACCCTTTCTTAGAGCGAGCTACTCCCCAGACTTCACTAGGCAGCCTGTCTGACCTCATCTATGCCTTGGCCATTGTCACCAATGTGGACCACGCCTAG
- the LOC105476154 gene encoding homeobox protein SEBOX isoform X1 — MLGPASFVRPWRGRGYTIYPTHTLISPTQPPVFPTETSLLCLSWTLNLSPPGGGASYPEQDKIQMEGSGMGTALAWPSGTLPCASSMGSPVDASSADGGSGLGSHQRKRTTFSKGQLLELERAFAAWPYPDISTREHLAQVTRLPEAKIQQVWFQNRRVKRIKNRKSGSLSPRPESHQSSCSLPDTFQQPWDPQIPGQPPLSSGTPQCTSVCQYTSCPAPGLSPGQGWEGAKAVAPRGPGGASEVHPFLERATPQTSLGSLSDLIYALAIVTNVDHA; from the exons ATGCTGGGTCCAGCTTCCTTTGTGAGGCCCTGGAGGGGCAGGGGGTACACAATTTACCCCACCCATACCCTCATAAGCCCAACCCAGCCTCCAGTCTTCCCCACCGAGACTTCTCTGCTTTGCTTGAGCTGGACTCTAAACCTCTCCCCTCCTGGAGGCGGGGCCAGCTACCCTGAGCAGGATAAAATCCAAATGGAGGGGTCTGGTATGGGCACAGCCCTGGCATGGCCCTCTGGCACCTTACCCTGTGCCAGCTCCATGGGCAGCCCTGTGGATGCATCCTCAGCAG ACGGTGGCAGTGGGTTGGGTTCCCACCAGAGAAAGCGGACCACCTTCAGCAAAGGGCAGCTGCTGGAGCTGGAGAGGGCGTTTGCAGCATGGCCCTACCCCGACATCAGCACCCGTGAGCACCTGGCCCAGGTCACTCGCCTTCCTGAGGCCAAGATACAG CAGGTATGGTTCCAGAACCGCCGGGTCAAAAGAATCAAGAACAGGAAGTCAGGAAGTCTAAGCCCCCGGCCTGAGTCCCACCAGAGCTCCTGTTCTCTTCCAGACACCTTCCAGCAGCCCTGGGATCCCCAAATACCAGGCCAACCTCCACTCTCCAGCGGCACACCTCAGTGTACCTCAGTGTGTCAATACACCTCCTGTCCAGCTCCTGGCTTAAgtccagggcagggctgggaaggGGCTAAAGCTGTAGCCCCACGGGGACCAGGTGGGGCTTCAGAGGTCCACCCTTTCTTAGAGCGAGCTACTCCCCAGACTTCACTAGGCAGCCTGTCTGACCTCATCTATGCCTTGGCCATTGTCACCAATGTGGACCACGCCTAG
- the LOC105476149 gene encoding vitronectin isoform X1 — protein MAPLRPLLMLALLAWVAVADQESCKGRCTEGFNADKKCQCDELCSYYQSCCTDYTAECKPQVTRGDVFTMPEDEYVTYDYGEEKNNATIHEQPEGSSPSPDLQAQPEGNPEQATVLNPEEESPAPEVGISKPEGTDSRPETLRPGTPELPAEEELCSGKPFDAFTDLKNGSLFAFRGQYCYELDEKAVRPGYPKLIRDVWGIEGPIDAAFTRINCQGKTYLFKGSQYWRFEDGVLDPDYPRNISDGFDGMPDNVDAALALPAHSYSGRERVYFFKGKQYWEYQFQHQPSQEECEGSSRSAVFEHFAVMQRDSWEDIFELLFWGRTSAGMRQPQFISRDWHGVPGQVDAAMAGRIYVSGMAPHPSLAKKQKFRRRNRKGYRSDRGHSRGRNQNSRRPSRPTWRLSLFSSEESNLGANNYDDYRMDWLVPATCEPIQSVFFFSGDKYYRVNLRTRRVDAVDPPYPRSIAQYWLGCPAPGHL, from the exons ATGGCACCCCTGAGACCCCTTCTCATGCTGGCCCTGCTGGCATGGGTTGCTGTGGCTGACCAAG AGTCATGCAAGGGCCGCTGCACTGAGGGCTTCAATGCTGACAAGAAGTGCCAGTGTGATGAGCTCTGCTCTTACTACCAGAGCTGCTGCACAGACTATACGGCTGAGTGCAAGCCCCAAG TGACTCGTGGGGATGTGTTCACTATGCCGGAGGATGAGTATGTGACCTATGACTACGGTGAGGAGAAAAACAATGCCACCATCCATGAACAGCCGGAGGGCTCCTCCCCGAGCCCTGACCTCCAGGCTCAGCCCGAAGGGAATCCTGAGCAGGCAACTGTTCTGAACCCTGAGGAAGAATCCCCTGCACCTGAGGTGGGCATCTCTAAGCCTGAGGGGACGGACTCAAGGCCCGAGACCCTTCGTCCAGGGACCCCTGAGCTCCCAGCAGAGGAGGAGCTATGCAGTGGGAAACCCTTCGACGCCTTCACCGACCTCAAGAACGGTTCCCTCTTTGCCTTCCGAG GGCAGTACTGCTATGAACTGGATGAAAAGGCAGTGAGGCCTGGGTACCCCAAGCTCATCCGAGATGTCTGGGGCATCGAGGGCCCCATTGATGCCGCCTTTACCCGCATCAACTGTCAGGGGAAGACCTACCTCTTCAAG GGTAGTCAGTACTGGCGCTTTGAGGATGGTGTCCTGGACCCTGATTACCCCCGAAATATCTCTGATGGCTTCGATGGCATGCCAGACAATGTGGACGCAGCCTTGGCCCTCCCTGCCCATAGCTACAGTGGCAGGGAGCGGGTCTACTTCTTCAAGG GGAAACAGTACTGGGAGTACCAGTTCCAGCACCAGCCCAGTCAGGAGGAGTGTGAAGGCAGCTCCCGGTCGGCTGTGTTTGAGCACTTTGCCGTGATGCAGCGGGACAGCTGGGAGGACATCTTCGAGCTTCTTTTCTGGGGCAGAACCTCTG CTGGTATGAGACAGCCCCAGTTCATTAGCCGGGACTGGCATGGTGTGCCAGGGCAAGTGGACGCAGCCATGGCTGGCCGCATCTACGTCTCAGGCATGGCACCCCACCCCTCCTTGGCCAAGAAGCAAAAGTTTAGGCGTCGCAACCGCAAAGGCTACCGTTCAGACCGAGGCCACAGCCGTGGCCGCAACCAGAACTCCCGCCGGCCATCCCGCCCCACGTGGCGGCTGTCCTTGTTCTCCAGTGAGGAGAGTAACTTGGGAGCCAACAACTATGATGACTACAGGATGGACTGGCTTGTGCCTGCCACCTGTGAACCCATCCAGAGTGTCTTCTTCTTCTCTGGAG ACAAGTACTACCGAGTCAACCTTCGCACACGGCGAGTGGACGCTGTGGACCCTCCCTACCCACGCTCCATCGCCCAGTACTGGCTGGGCTGCCCAGCTCCTGGCCATCTGTAG